From Erigeron canadensis isolate Cc75 chromosome 8, C_canadensis_v1, whole genome shotgun sequence, one genomic window encodes:
- the LOC122609809 gene encoding putative receptor-like protein kinase At5g39000: MSSIVVEIPLQEILLATNDFAEENRIASGGYGPVYQGKSEKHGMIAVKRLDPKNGQGDAEFRREIALLSEYRHENVVSLLGFCDEKDEKILAYKLESNGSLDKHLRNKDLSWIQRLRICLDVARGLKYLHDDVGPQHRILHRDVKSANILLDENWNAKISDFGLSRIGPANMQTTLLISNACGTFGYIDPEYALTGCLTQKSDVYSFGVVLFEVLCGRPTRIKADKDEHEFLTVLVNKHYPRKTLDKIIFFDIQNQIEPTSLLTFSTIAYQCLKNGIRRPTMNKVVQQLQKALDNQLVSYTTRKTTLDSFSFCDNMMSS, encoded by the coding sequence ATGTCATCCATAGTAGTTGAGATACCTCTCCAAGAAATATTATTAGCAACTAACGATTTTGCCGAGGAAAATCGCATTGCCTCTGGTGGATACGGGCCGGTGTATCAAGGCAAATCTGAAAAGCATGGAATGATCGCTGTGAAGCGGTTGGATCCAAAGAACGGTCAAGGAGATGCTGAATTTAGAAGAGAGATTGCCTTGCTTTCAGAATATAGACATGAAAATGTTGTCTCTCTTTTGGGATTTTGTGATGAGAAGGACGAAAAAATACTTGCTTATAAGCTTGAAAGCAATGGGAGTCTTGACAAACATTTAAGAAACAAAGATCTAAGCTGGATCCAACGTCTTCGAATTTGCTTAGATGTTGCCCGAGGGTTGAAGTACCTTCATGATGACGTTGGACCGCAACACAGAATTCTCCACCGTGATGTCAAAAGCGCAAACATTCTCTTAGATGAGAATTGGAATGCCAAGATTTCTGATTTTGGGTTGTCAAGAATAGGGCCTGCAAATATGCAGACTACACTGCTTATCTCCAACGCTTGTGGCACGTTTGGATATATTGATCCAGAGTATGCGCTTACAGGCTGTCTCACACAAAAATCCGACGTATACTCTTTTGGCGTGGTATTGTTTGAAGTACTATGTGGAAGGCCCACGCGTATTAAAGCTGACAAGGACGAGCACGAATTTTTGACAGTTTTGGTCAATAAACATTACCCAAGGAAAACATTAGACAAGatcatattttttgatatacAAAATCAGATAGAGCCAACTTCTCTACTTACATTTTCAACCATTGCGTATCAATGCTTGAAGAACGGAATACGACGCCCAACGATGAACAAGGTCGTGCAACAACTACAGAAAGCTCTTGATAATCAACTGGTAAgttacactacaagaaaaactACATTAGACAGTTTTTCTTTTTGCGACAACATGATGTCGTCATGA